The Malus sylvestris chromosome 8, drMalSylv7.2, whole genome shotgun sequence genomic interval GGGTAGGCAAACAGGTATAGGAACCGCGGGTCAGGGCATGTAATCAAGGTTTGGGGCGGGTACGGGCTGGTtcctaatttttaaaaagagaaaCGGGGTGGGGTGGGGCTTTGAAATTTTAGGGGCAGGGCGAGTCCAAATGTATAGAAAAAAGGGTACCTGGACTGGCCCGTTTGTAATTGTAATGGATTGACGAGATTGAAGAGTAACCTACATCCAATCTGAACTGTTAGTTTTACCTTATGACCTATCCAACAAAATCACACCACCAGACaccacactctctccctcactcctcATCATGTTCAACTACAAAGGTGCCTCCCTGATTTCCATTCATCATAAGCTCGACGTTAATCTACATCATCTGAAACTTCAATGCCTGAAACTCCAACGACTACACCGTCTGCAAATCAGGTCCAACGTTTGCATCGTCTGCAATTCAGGTTCACGAGCGGCGTCGCAATTGATCTCGCAATCACAAAATCTCGATGCCGATCTGCACATTTTGTGCCTTCCGCGCCTTCCTTCATGAACCAATCCGCAAGTCTTTCAGGTTCTAGTTGGTGTTCATCTGGTGAGGTGGGTCTTCACCTTTTTTGCCGTTCCATATTCTTTTTCAAAGCCTTCACGAGCACTCATTCTCTACTCCAAGCCCGAATGCTGTTTGTGAGATGGCCTTAAAGAAAAACTTGAGGCCGCTTTCTTACTTTCCGGCCCTGATTCCCTCCACAACATCGATTTTCAGGTTAGGTATATTATGAGCAATCCAGAGTGGGAAAGAGCTTACCAGTATGAGATACCAGTTTTGGCCAGAGTGTTATCTGATGGCACTGATAAAACTTTACCCAGATTATCTCCTCGCCTCGCGCCATCATCATCAATCAGAGTCAAAAGACAAAGACCTTGATTTAGGATTGGGGGAGATGAGCAAGAAAGACGGGGACCACCACCGTTCAGCTGCTGGTGTGAGTAAAGGGAGCAATCTGGAACCGTGGAATGTTCTGGAGCTCtgtatcaaaaaaaaaaagtaattgaaCCCGTCCCAAACCGCCTCGTTTCAAACGGGCCGGGTTAGGTTCGATTCCCAAACTCAAAATCCTTTTACCCAATACTATTTAAAACGGGTACGGTCCGATTCCTCCAAAATTGGGCCCAACCCATGCCCAGCCCTAGAATTTACCTGGTGAAAATTCTATTCTTCCGTCTcgctacaccattttgttgtgatGTATACATACACCATTCTTGAGACCCAATATCCTTGCATTACACAATAGGATTATTTGGTGGCCCATAAAACGACCCGATTTAGGACCCGATCCAAAACGACGTGTCAACTCTGGAGTCATCATAGCCATAGCCACCACAACATCGCAGCCCTCAGAAACTCGACTATTCGTCCAGAAACTCagcctagagagagaaagagatagagagcaagagagagagaaggcaaaaatgGCGTCGTTGCTGAAATCTTTGGTGGATCCAAGGAAGAACTGGTTCGCCCGCCAGCACATGAAGGCCGTCTCCCAACGCCTCCGCCATTACGGTACACCTCCTCTTTCACAAACCctatcttctttctctctctctctatatgtatatgtatctgTGTATGTATAGACCGATTTGATTGGATTAGATTTGAACTATGCTAAATTGGTAATGAAAATTTAGGGCTTCGATACGACGATCTGTACGATCCCTACTACGATTTGGACATAAAGGAGGCTCTGAGTCGTCTGCCGAGGGAGATTGTGGACGCTCGTAACCAGCGCCTGAAGCGCGCCATGGACCTCTCCATGAAGCACGAATACCTCCCCGAGCATCTTCAGGTGCCTTATGCTTTTACCTCTTTTCATTTCACTTATTAATTTCGTTTCAAGAATCGAATCCCTAATTTGATTGGTACcggattgtcttatgagaaatttGATTCCAATTTTGCATTTTTATGATCGATAATGATTTAATACGACGCAAAACAGAATCATGAATGATATAATGTTAATTGGAAACAAAGATTGTGTATTTCGAATGGTTATGTTAACAATTCTATCATTTTTTGTGAATTCGTATGCATATTGTAGTAGTGTGTGTAGAATCTTGTGTTTGAATGTGTTTTCCGATGCATATTGTAATGTTCGTGTTCACCGTATTTTTGTCTACTGTTAAAATGGCATTGTCTATTTTGCAGGCACAGCAAACACCATTCAGGAGCTACCTTCAGGAAATGCTGGCTCTGGTAAGTACCGTTCATTTCCTCCCTCACTACAATTATTTCTTGGGTGCTTCAGCTTGTGTTTGTATTGTCATCCATGAAGCTCCTAAGTCCTATATACCAACTGTGTTTGATTGTCTAACTAAAACATAAGATTTCCGGTGactctttattttttgaaaCAAGTTGATGGGGAAGAGTACTTTGTGTATCACGTTTTCATTTGTTTATATGGAACATTCATTTGTTTACGTGAAGGGTATTTCTGTACATGTATTTTGCTAATTTGCTACATGTGTGTAATTTGGGGGTGGAAAAAAACGTCAGTTTCCCTTTTTGTTATGGTTTCTGTTCTCTGGCATGCCCTTGACAGAAGACGTTGAATAACCAATATAGAGATTGATTTGAAATTGATGGATGTTCTACTGCTTAATATGTTAGGTACGTAATTTGTCACAAACTGCTTAATTATGCATATGTTTGCaggtgaagagggagagagaagagcGTGAGGCTTTGGGAGCTTTGCCACTCTATCAGCGCACCATTCCATAAGCATGCTATTGCCTCTTGTAGCTATTTCTCTGTTGGAACGAGTCTTGGGATGAAATGTTAGCATTGTTTATGATAGATGTTTCGATACCTGAGGGAAGATTGTGTTCTGTCCTAGAAGCTTTTCCAAATTGTTGGCCATTTGAGGATCGAAATTGAGACTTACTTCATGGTTGTCATATTCTGGGAGTCTGTTTTCCAATAATAATGTGTGATCCAACTTTCAACTTTAATACGTTTGATTGCAATAAGCTGCTTTCTCTACAACGGTTCATGAATTCTTTCTATAATGCTCGTTTTTTGCCTTCTACTCGTATTGAGTAAAATATGATTGGATCAAAATGGATTTGAGTTTTGCTGTTTCTCTCAGTACCTATGTTTGCCATCTCTGTGGCCACCAAGAATGGTTGCCTAGCTTTTGTTGCCCTTTGTTATTTCTGTAGGCTGTAGCAAGGTTATTGTTGGCTATGAAATGCAGTGGCAGGACAACTTACATGGCACGGGGTCATGTTGGTTGTGCACTACTACTTGTGTCATGTAAGTTGCTTTGTGCTAGGAGCGGTTCCGAAATGTGGATGTGGATGTTGATTGCTTACAATTTTATAGTTCGAAACTGTGAAATTACATCAATTTTAAATTGCCAAGAGTGATAGTTTTGTTATTATATTTTCGCCCTGGGTGTTTAGGTTTGTAAAATGTGTAGTTGAAGATGGTTTCTGTGTGTGAGCCATGGAAACTCCTCGACCGTGGGCCTAAGTGTACCTACAATTTATTTGGGCTTGGTGAAACAAAATGGTTTAGATAGCAATCACGACCTTTcaattgacaattttttttcctccaatTCAGCGTCGAGTTGAAAGTGAGCAAAGGTTCGGAACACCTAATTCAGCGTCGAACCTCCAattctacttttgctttggcGTACATTTGACTTCCGAGACAAATGTACGTCTCATGCGGAACCAGGCCTACATGGAGAGAGGGATTAGTCCACAATTAATTTGTGCTGGGATAATTtctatattttataaaaataaaaataaaatggaagGACATTTTGTGTCATGATATTGTTATATCGATAATTAATTGATGCATATAACTGAAAATTTGGTTAAGTCAAGTTGGCTAAAGTAGTAATCCTCCTCTTCGCACGGTATAGAAGGCGTGGTGGTGATTTTTTTAAGTGAATCAGATTAGAATCCAGGGTTTTAGTTCCAACATTATGACTTTAGGACTGGAAATTGTCTATGAAAGTTACGTTCCAAAAGGTTTAGGACCACTGGCGGAGCCACGTTAAGGGCTACCTTAGGCTATAGCCCAGGTAGCTTTCagtgaaaattgaaattttacatgtaatttctattgattttcgaATGTAGCCCGCTATATATATAGTTACTAATCCGAATTCTCTCActttattatataaaattacATAATACAATTTACAAACCATCTTTTTTTCTTACAttctttttctctttgcttGGATTTGTTAGAATCTTAACACGTATTTGTGTGATAACGAAAATTCTTGGCTCACCTTGTGAAAATTTTCTTAAGCTAGGTAATACTGTGAAAAATACAATATCAAGTTTCTTTGGTTATAAAGATTTAAATCTTTAAACCATCCCCACCCAGTAAAAAATTTCTAGCTCTGAATTCAACTTTAAACCATCTTTAAGCTACACTAGAATTATGTACGATGAGCAAAAATGGAAATGATTTGGTCTTGTGCAAGAATTCaactttttctttcaaatagGGATAAAATAATTCTTTTGAGAAGACACTTTTTTCACATTAGAATTATTTAGTTGACAGTCTGGATTGGAAGACCTGATTAAGGAACTTCAATCTACCGacattaaaaattatattatgTTATGAGGTATGAAGTCGAACCCGAGAAAAGGACGGAAAAAGTGAAGTTCAAGATCCAAAATCTAAATGGGGATAAAcaacaaagaaaggaaaagaccttCATCGTAATGTATTGTAATTATTGGTAGCTCTATACTGGAAAACCTAGATGGGTAAACATTTAGCTAAATGTTTCTTTCCACCAAGTACCTATCAGAAGAGACGGTGTCTGCCCACGTACAGATGTGATCCATGGTTTGGTCTTCACTTTCATAGTCAATCAAAATTGTCATCCCCTTTCAACAAAGGTGATTTACGTCCATTCATTTTCCATGCAATCTTACATGCATGCCTCTCCATGAACATTTCCATGTGTGCCCACGCCCTTTCATGTTTCTATTAAAACATGTTACCTAATTTCGGTACTTGTTTTCACAATTCATGAATCCATGAAAAAGTTCAGTGGAATTGTTTGCATATGCTAGCATTGGTGATGTGATGGTTGTGGTGAATTGGTGCAAATTGTATGTGCAATTTGTTATCCAAACTGACGTGGTAGCAGGTTCATTTGTTCATGCATATCTGAACTCATTCAAATCTTATTATTTATGATAAATAAGAAATTGTCGCATCAACTGATAACAATAAACCATCTTACGTATACGTACACGTTGCCTGATTTGTATTTTCTCGATGGGTGAAGCTCTACCTCTTTATTATTGAGCATTCCATGTGATACCATGAGGCTCATGCTTTAAATCATGCATCTCCCACACCGTATAGGGTTATGATTTTCACCAGgacacctctctctctcccatatAAAGTATTAAGAACCCAAACAGATGAACCCGTATATCTTAAGTAGGGGTGGACGTGAGTTGGTTTGGTCGGTTTTGGGCCAAAATCGAAATCAAACAAATTTAGTCAATTGGGTCAAAATTGCAAACCGAAATCGACCAAGCTAGGTCTAAGACCAATTAGGTCGGTTAACTAACATTGGTAGGTTGGTTTGGATCAGTTCTAGGTTTGTACGAAGacgaaaatacataacaaatttCTCATCCAAAAGCTACATAACGTAGCACCAATTTGAGTGATTGCTCAAAGGAAAGCACAAATGAAGCAGCCCATGGAGAGCACCAAAGCAACAGCAGCTGCCTTCTCCAAATGGTCCCCTTGTCCTTCTCCAAAGGGACTCTTAAACtaattagattttttatttcatGTGGTAAAAACACGGTAACTCATAAATAACTAACCATTTATATTACTACACGTATTAATTATGATTACAaacttaaattaaatatatgcaGGTCAGTTCAGTTAATCTCATCCCAAGAATTTTGAGAACCGATTGTCAAACCGATTAAGGTCAGTGCAGTTCGGTTTAaccattgaaaattaaaaaacaaaaataaaaaaaccaaaccaaaccaatataAGCCGTCGATATGGTTCGGACGGTTCATtcggtttcttttttttttaaatgcccAGCCCTAATCTTAAGTTCTTAACCCAAACCTCATCTGGCGGCCAGTGAAGTTTTGAAGAAAATTGGGCAGGCTAGGTCAAACCCAATTATTTTTTCGTATCATTGAACAATAGGTTGGGTTGTGTTGTGTCACATCTGAAAGCTTATAATTATTAGTTGAAAACAACCATCTAAGAGATGCTATTCAATATTGAAGATTCACTTCATATGTAAAGTTGCTTTTGGCGAATTAAATTCAGGATGGACGGTACATTTCATGTCTCTTTCTTCGGTTGCTGGATATATGCATGACTGCTCCTGATATTACCCGAGAGTGGCATGCAAATAGGAAAATACTTGGCTTTAACGTACCCATGTAATATTTCGGTTTACAATTTTCTTATAAGTCGCTTCAATATAAAGTCAACTTGTAGTTTGAAGGACGGTTCATTAGCCATGCCAGCCAAAAGGGTTCCTGCAAATAATCGCATAGCAAAAGTTAATGGTACAAGACATAATTTATCacgtaatgtatttcaacaagCGAAATTGCTTTTACTTTAAGTCTTTATTCAAGGGTTATCTTTGCCAAAAACAAATCGTTGAAGTTTAAAACTATTAATTTGGGTCATCAatcttttgcaaaaaaaaacatatttcgCTGAATGAAGCTAAAACGAACACTGCAAATAATCAAACAATTAAGCCCAATAAACTAAATCCGAAACCCTAATCATTGAGCACGCTGAGTAAAATGTCAAATACTTTCCTTATTGGCGGACTGTAGTTTACTGTGGTGGTAGAAaagaataatatattttttcagATAAAAGAATAGTAATTATGCACCTTGAAAGGGTTCAATCATTATCGAACTCGCTTAatttcggagttctgatggaaccagaaatcagtaagctcccaaaagagctcgtgctaggtagagatgggaatatacatataaggcttgcAGGATCTACTCCCCTAAACGATGTGATATGTTACAGattcttttttactttaatatttaactgtttatgaaaaaaaatattttttttcccttttattAAAGCTTTAAATTTGaataatgctaaggagattaaatttttaaaccaaaattgCAAAAGCATATTAATCAACATATAAATaaaatctaatcatcaacatttaagtaataatctaattatcacatccattttttttatagttgttagatgttagattaaggAGCCGACGGATTTTGAACTCATACCAGAATGCAAAAAAGACAACTCATTTCCACCACTATAGTAAAggatcatttagtttacaaaattcaaattatttGACTTACAAAATtcgatttaaaattttgatctttttagcattattttaaatttttctgTTTGAAAAGAAGTGGTCTAGAATCTAGAtcgatcaatttttttttttgttaaataatcTAGATCGATCATTATCTTATCTTGAGACAACTTCATTAAATGCTGCCACCAGCCACCGTCCGATCTGTCCAATAAAAGTGCATAGGTTAGCATGTCATTTTCCAGGTAAGCTAAAGAAAGTGCAGCTATTTGATTCGAAATTTATTTCAgaaacaagctcaagatcaAATCATCTGGTTGTCATTCTCTATCAACCACAacaattgtttttcaaattttggggtATTATCCGTATGAGTGGTGGCTTCCATTGGATAATATATGCTTGTgtatattaaattcattcatGTCAATATTGATAATACAAGTGTGAATTGCAAAGAGATCTAGATGGCATATATGCAGAATGCAGTGTCGTTATCACACTATTACATGCATGGCACTTCAACTTCACGTACAAGTGTGCAACAATGCATGAACTCTAAAAGTCAAGCTTCGTTTTCTTGCTCTAATTCCTACCTTGATCtccaaattaaacatgaaagatAAGTATTATCTATTGCAGAGAGTTATTAGGTACTTTGATTCTCTCTAGAACGAAACTTGCATAGTTGTAATTGAGATGAAAGACTTATATCGAATATATTAACTCTCATTGTGGCGTCTTGATCTAATAATGTTTTACTATGTATAAGTTTTTTCTTCCCTCACAATACTACTGGAACTAGAACGATACGTAGGGACGAATCCATGCAAATTGCTGAGGGAGTGTGACAAAGTGACAATGATACTTAATCATGCATGCAGTTCGTCCCGTGCCCAAAAGACATTGGAATAGTCGTTTAATTTGGGAAAAGAAAAGGCGTGCTTGTTTTATTGCGGTGGGAATTGGGAACGAGGAGACAAAGGTAATGCTGTGTTTATCATGTCAATTGGTTTTGGCATTTGTTTGAGAGTTGAAGCTGCTGGCTACTTCTATGCTTGTCGCATATCTAAGAAAACAACCAAATTTGTTGAATGAGACATTTGGACCCATTAAGTAGATCTAGTTCCAAGTTCACATTGTTTTAGTATTGACTAATAAACTTTATTATTGTGATTAATAGGAAATTTAAGGATATATAATCTAGTTAAATTTCAACGTATCCCAAGATTTGCATTTAGCATTATagctaggcctggcaaacgggtcgtgtctatTGTGTTGTTggcgttttcgtgtaacacttgTTATTTTAACggatcgtgtcgtgtcacatccGTTATTTTAACGGGTCTTTAACAGGtcgggtaaagtgacccaacccgttatgacccgttaagaaaaaaaaaattccttaaatttgcacataccacacattaccacataaatattatttcaaaacatcaaaacacatttttttgtttaagtattacatctacactcgaaaataaaagcctaataaacaaacatccatacactacaaaatattaaatgtgcaaggatatgcaaaatgaaggaatttttgttttcaaggttgtgaatcatttctcaaaagtttaaactt includes:
- the LOC126633174 gene encoding cytochrome b-c1 complex subunit 7-2, mitochondrial — its product is MASLLKSLVDPRKNWFARQHMKAVSQRLRHYGLRYDDLYDPYYDLDIKEALSRLPREIVDARNQRLKRAMDLSMKHEYLPEHLQAQQTPFRSYLQEMLALVKREREEREALGALPLYQRTIP